The DNA region CGGATTGCTGCGGACGAGAGGATGGCGAACGGGCGGCAACGACGCGGCCAGCGACGGCGAGACTGCATCCGGCGCTACCTTCGAGCGGGAATAGACATAGTCGTGGATGACGATCAGCGGATCCAGTTCCGCCTTGTGGCCCTCGGGCAGCCGGTCGTACGCGGCGCGGGTGCTGACGAACTGCGTCAGGCCGTCCTCGGCCGGCACCTCGTAGGCGCACATGATCGAGACGAACGCCGGCGTTTTCTTGAACGACGCATCCGAGTGCCACATGTTGTTGCCCGTCAAAAAGACGGTCTTCTTGTGGCTGTTGCCGAGGGCGGTCCCGTCGGGCTGAACGTTCCCGATCGTCCCGAAATACTCGATCCTGCCTTCCTGGCCCAAGGCGACGTGGCTGGGCTCGGGCTCGCCGATGCGTCGTGTCAGCGCCAGCTGCCGTTCGTCGTCGAACGGCTGGTTCGGGAAGCACAGGAACGAGTACGCGTCGATAGCGGCCAGGATCTCCTCCCGGGCGGCGTCGGACAGCGGCTCGCGCAGATCGACACCGGTGACCCTGGCGCCGAAGTCGGGATGCAGGCGTTCGACTTTAAGCATGGCCATGGCTGTTCCTCCGAAGCACGCCGGGGGAGATTGAACCATCTGTCGGTACCGGAACCAAGCGACACCCGATGGCTCGACGGGATCTACCATCCAAAGAGCAGCATCCGCTGACCGGCCTGGGCCGACGGCCTCCGCTACGAGATGGGCGTCACGACCCTTTGCTTTCATGACATCACCAAAGGCAGGACCATGGCCGACGACGCTTTCCTGGAACGGCGCATCGCGCGGGTGGAGGACATCGAGGCCACCGGTTCCGCTCCATCGGGGCGCGCGCGAGAAACGCACCACCTGTCATGCCGCGGAGCACTAGCTGATCCACTGATTCACACGAAGTTGCACCGGCGGCAGGTTTCGGTCATGGTCTCTCGTCGTCGCGCAGCAATGCAATGAATGTGGTTTTTTGAGGACCATGCACGCATTCCGCATCCCGGTCCCGGAGGGGTTTCGACCTTTTGTAGACAGAGCTCTCGTGAGACTTGGCTACCTTTACGCCCAGTTGGACTGGGGTTTCGATGCCGAGAGCCAGGAACTTCTCGCGACACTGACTCCCGGTTGTGACGCACCGGATGCGACCGCGGTGAAGCGGGAAGCCCTGTTCCAACTTTATCGAGAGCGAATCTTCCACGACACCCTGCCGATCCGTGAGCGCATCTATGAGGCCATCAAGTGACCGACCTGGCGCCTTTCCGGTTCCGCAACGTCGGCAACAGCCTGCTGCTGACAAACGAGCTCGGCGATTTCGGCTTCTTCGACGAAAATGTTCTAGACCGTTTATTTTCTGACACGCTGCAGAAAGACGAACGGCAGCGCCTGCGCGACCTGTCGATCACCTTAGATGGAGAGGAGTGGCGGCTCGCCTCCCTGATGCGGCGCGCACGGCAACGTTACGGTGCCCCACAGGAGCGTCTCTCATATCTGATCATTGTTCCGACCCTACGCTGCGACCTCGCCTGCAGCTATTGCCAAGTCTCCCGCGCGGCCATCGACGCCCGGGGCTTCGATTGGACAGAACAGCATCTGGCCCAGTTCGAACGGTTCCTCGATCGCTGCTCGGGCACACGGTTGAAGGTCGAGTTCCAGGGTGGTGAGCCGACACTCAGGCCCGACTTGATCCAGCGGGTCATCGACATATGCGGCGCCAAGTTTCCTAACACGGAATTCGCGATCTGCACCAACCTGACCCGGATTCCGGCCGAGATGGAGCCGATCCTGGCGAGACCAGATGTGGTGATAAGCACGTCGATCGATGGCCCTCTTAGCGCGATGACAGCCAACCGAACCGGCGAAGACAGTACCTCTGCAGCGGTGTTCAATAACTTCCAGCGCATCCTCGACACATACGGGCCGAAGAAGATTTCCGCGCTACCGACGGTGACGGAAGCCATGATAGCCCACCCCAAAGAGCTGGTCGATTGCTACCAAGCGCTCGGCTTTCAGAGCATCTTCCTACGACCGGTCAATTATGTCGGATTTGCGCGCAAGCGGCATGGCGATCTGAGTCTTGACTATGGACGCTGGGATCGATTCTATCGCGAGGCGCTCGACCACATTGTCGCCCTAAACCGAGATGGATATTTCGAGGAATTCTACCTATCGCTGCTCGTGCGGGCGGTCTTCGGTGGCCTTGAGCATGGGTATGTCGATCTCCGCTCGCCCAGCCGCTACGCTACCGACTACTGCGTGATCGATTATGATGGCACGCTCTATCCGACCGACGAAGCGCGCATGCTTTCGCGCACCCGCTCGATCGACCTCAGCATCGGCACTCTTGCTAACGGGTTTGACCCGGAGAAGCTGAATCTCCTGAATATGCACGCAGTCAACCAGGTCCATCCCGACTGCACGCACTGCGCCTACATGCCTTTCTGCGGTATCGACGTGATCGACGACATCTCGCGCTACGGCCGAAGTGATCTGCCCAAACAGGACACGTGGTTTTGCCGGAGGCAGATGTCCCTGTTCGATCTGATTTTCGAGAAGGTCGCGCAGCGCGACATGGCGTACCTCCAGATGTTCCTAAAGTGGATCTACCGCCGCGCCGATCCGCCCCCAACATACGAGCTCTTCTATGATTGAGCTCACCTTCAAGGCGCAGTTCGACACGCCATCGCCGCCATTCGTCGCCAAGGTCCGAGTGCATTCGGGAGCCCAGTCTACCAATCCGAGCGCTCAGGAGGCTCTCGCAGCGCCAGCTGGCGACGGGACGTATCGCTGTCGGGCAATTCAAGGCGCGTTCTCGCTGCGCGTGCCCCCAGGCGACGCGATCGATGGGGACGTCTTGCTCTGCGTGCCGACCCGCAAGGTGGCGCATCGTCTCTTTCGGCGCGCCAGCCGCCATAACACTCTGCTCCTGACCGAGCGCTGCGACCAGCTCTGCCTGATGTGCAGCCAGCCACCGAAGCACAGCGACGACGACTGGCGCTTCCCCTACTTCGAACAGGCGCTCTCACTATGCGACACCGGCACCTTGGTCGGCATTTCCGGCGGGGAGCCGACACTCTACCTCGATTCCCTGATCGACATGCTGAGTCGGGCTTCAGAGAAGCGGCCCGACCTGCGCTTTCACGTCCTCAGCAACGCGCAGCATTTCAGCAGGGAGAAGATCGCCCGGGTCCGGGCGCTGCACGAGGCTACTAACACCACTTGGGGCATCCCGCTCTACAGCCACCGCCCTGCGACGCATGACGAGATCGTCGGTAAGCCCGGTGCATTCGAGCGACTCCTTGAGAACATATTTCTACTCGGCAGCGTCGGCGCCAAGATCGAGCTGCGGACGGTTATCACCGCGCTGAACATGCTCGACTTGCCCCACTTGGCTGGATTTGTGGCGAAGACCATCCCCTTTATCGGCCATTGGGCGATCATGGGCATGGAGCCGATCGGGTATGCGCGCGCGCAATGGGACAGGTTGTTCTTCGACCATTCGATCTTCTCGCAGCCGCTGACGAATGCCCTGGAGATCGCCGGCCTTAAAGGCGTGCCCTGCCATCTCTACAACGTGCCACGCTGCACTGTGCCTGAGCGGTACCGCAACCGCTGCGTGGACAGCATCTCCGACTGGAAGAAGAAATACCTCCCGGAATGCGCGGACTGCGGCGAGCGAAACGCCTGCTCTGGCTTTTTCGAATGGTATAGTGAAAAATCCCGATGGGCGAGAATCGCACCCATCGCGAGCTACGGGGGGAAGTCATGAAAAGGAGCTTGTTCGCGGTGCCGTCGCTGCTGGCAGCTGGGTTGATGCCCTTCTCGACGCAGGCTGACGGTGCGACCAAGGCTGACGAGGCGAAAAATACGCTGCTGGATAACCTAAAGGGCATCGTCACCGGCATCGACCAGTCGCATACCTTTACCCTCGCACAGCATCGGTCTCATGCGAGCCATTCTTCGCACGGCAGCCATCGCTCTTCGGGTTTTCGCATCCCGACGGTTGAACCCAGCACAACCCTCGCGTCGGTAAGCTCCCGGAACGACGAGAGCACGCCGCCCAATTCCGTCCTGCCAAGTAGCCCTGCGATCACGCGCAAGCTGAAGATATTACCAGGGAATTCTGGCAAATTCTATGAGTTGGTCCAGCGCTCGCAATTGGCGCTGCTGGCCAAAGGCTACGACGTCGGAATTGTCGACGGCGAGATCCACGCGAGGACGGTGGCCGCGCTCTACCGCTATCAAGCCGACCACGGGATGGTCCCGTCCGGAAAGCTTACTAACGAGACCCTCGCTTCTCTTAGCATCGTGGCCCAGTGAAGCACATCCTGGTCATTGGCAACCTGCTCGCCATCGGCCTAGTCATCGCCTTCGTCGCATGGACTTTCGGTGCACCTGCAGTCGCAAGGTCGCTCTGGGGTGCCGATTATAAGGCGCTGATGTTCAAGTGTGACCACGTGATGCGCGAGCACTACATCGCCAAGCGGGCGGTCGAGCATAATCCGACTGCACAGACTGTGCGGAATCTCCATGCAACCGAACTGGGCCTACTGGACTGTCACGCCTACGACCGCCTGCGGAAGCGCATGCTGGTCTGGGGAGTGACGGACGAACAGCTCTCGCTGATAGGGCTCGAAGCCCTCGAAGAGAAGAAGTATGAACTCCGCCGGTTCGTTGAGATCCACGAAATCCGCTATTAGAGCTGCCGGCTTCGCAGCTGCCCTCTTGCTGGCCTCGGCCAGTCTCGCCGCGCCGTTCGAGGACATCGTGCGAAAGGCCGCGCGCGACAATGGGTTCGCCCCTGCCAAGACCACTCATGTTTCCACGGACCCCGCCTTGGTCGCAGCGGGCCGCATATTGTTCGAGTCAAAATCGCTGAGCTTGAACGGTCAGATTGCATGCCAAACATGCCATCTCACAGAGTTCGGTTCTGCGGACGGCATCCCGAATGCCGTGGCCGTCGGAGGCGAAGGCAAGGGTACTGCCCGGATCATGACTGAAGGCGGGATACTGCCTCGCAACACCCTGCCATTTTGGGGTCGCGGAGGCCAGGGCTTCAACGTGTTCTTCTGGGACGGAAAGATTGACTTCTCCGCCGTAGTTCCGATCAGCCAGTTCGGCGACACGGTTCCGTCCGACGACCCACTCGTCACTGCGGTCCACCTTCCTCCGGTGGAAATTCGGGAGATGCTGGCTGAGGACGATCTCGTTCGTGCGAACAAGCGCGAGGATATAGGAAGCGCCCAGACCCTCTATCGGGCAATCGCAGCGCAGGTGGCAGAGCGGGAGTCCGAAGCCCTCGCCAACATCGCCGCAGCCAGAGGGAAGGAACCAGGAGACGTAGAATTTGGCGACATCGCATTAGCCTTGGCGAGCTTCATCCGCGCCGAATTCCGCCTTCGCCCGACACGCTTCCACAAGTTTGTCTTCTCAGATGGCGATCTTACCGACCAGGAACTGCGGGGTGCGCAGCTCTTCTACGGCAAGGGCAAATGCGCCAACTGCCATTCCGGCCCGTACATGTCTGACTTCGGGTTCCATGCCATTGCGATGCCGCAGCTTGGATTCGGCAAGAACGGCTTCGGCATCGATTACGGGCGCTTCAACGTCACCCACGATCCCGAGGATCTTTACAAGTTTCGGACGCCGCCGCTTCTGAACGCCGAGAAAACCGCACCCTACGGGCATAGTGGCTCGATGGCGACCTTGGAGGAGGCGATCGTCGCTCACTTCGACCCGTTGCACCAATTCGATCCAGCCTCGCTCACATCCCTCGATCGCCACGAGTTCTTTAAGCGCTTAGCGGCATCTGCTGACAGCGGCTTGCTCATGGGCTATCTGGATGACGCCGAGGTCGAGGCATTGGTGGGCTTCTTGAAGACCCTGTCGTTCTAGTAGGCTGCGGAAATAGAGGCCCTTCCCCGCGCTATCGACTTCCTGCGGGAGGCTTCACGAAGCGGGCGCGGGCTGTCGGCCGGTTTTCCGGCCACTTCCCGGCGCTTTGGCCGGCTATGGCCAGCCAGAAGTGCAAGCACGACTGCCCCATTCCCAGCGCTGCCTCTCCCACTCGACCGGGAACGGCCTGAGCAGCCTGTCGAGCGTGACCTCCGGCCCCTGCCGCCCGTCGAGGATCGCCTCAACGATGTCCGGCGCCAGCAACGTGAGCCGTAGCACGCGGCTGGCGTAGGACGGGTTGATCGGTTGATCCGCTCCGCCGCTGCGATCTCCCCGATCGTGGCGTACACGCCCGTCTCCAGCATGCGCCGCCAGCGGTGCGCCCGCGCCAGCGCCTACACCAGCGCGTTGTCCACCTCTCGCCGCTCCGGCGCCCAGGCGGCACCCTCGGCTGCCACCATCAGCTCGCGCCCGCCGCGCTTCCGGATGGCCAGCGGCACCCGCACGGTGAGCGTGCGCCCGTCGGCGGAGAGGGTGGCGCTCACGCGGGCCGCCGCGTCTGGCGCGCCGCCAGTCCGCCGACCAGATGCTCCAGCCCTTCGATCCTCAGCCGGAGGTCGATGCCGTCGAAGCTGACGTCCAGGACACCGGTTCGCGATCGTGGTGGCCGGTCGAAAGCCATTCTCCGAGCTTCGACCAGCGCCGCCGTCCCGAGACATTGCGCACCGCGATGGCGACGGCCTTCTTCTGGCCGACCAGCACCACCAGCCGCTTCCCGCGGGTGACCCCGGTATAGAGCAGGTTTCGCTGCAGCACGGCGTAGTGCTGCGTCAGCACCGGGATGACCACGGCCGGGTATTCCGACCCCTGGCTCTTGTGGATGGTCGCGGCATAGGCGGGGACCAACGTGTCTAACTCGCCGAAGCCGTAGGTGACGGCGCGGCCGTCGAAGCTGGCCGTGAGTTCACCCGCGTCGGGATCGACGTCGTCGATATAGCCGGTGTCGCCGTTGTAGACCTCCTTGTCGTAGTCGTTCTCGATCTGCATCACCTTGTCGCCGGGCGCGAAGGTCCAGCCGAAGCGTTCAACCTTGCGCTCGCCGGTAGGGTTCAGCGCGGCCTGCAGCTCTATGTTGAGCGACCGGGCGCCGGCGCCGCCGCGGTTCATCGGGCACAGCACCTCGATGTCGCGGACGGGATCGAGGCCGAAGCGCTGCGGGATGCGCCTCTTCACCAGTTCGATGATGCGCAGAACCGCGCTCTCCGGATCGTCGGCGGCTACGAAGTAGAAGTCGCTGTCGCCCGCAGGCCTGGACAGGTCGGGAATGGAGCCCTGGTTGATCCTGTGCGCGCTGGTGATGATCCGGCTTTGGGCAGCCTGCCGGAAGATCTCGGTCAGCCGGACGACGGGCACCGCGCCGACGCGATGATGTCGGCCAGAACCTGACCGGGACCGACGGAGGACAGCTGGTCGATGTCGCCGACGATCAGCACCGCGGCGCGATCGGGCACCGCCTTCATCAGCGCCTGCATCAGCAGGACATCGACCATCGAGGTCTCGTCGACGACCAGGAGGTCGCAGTCGAGCGGATGCTCCTCGGTTCGTTTGAAGCCGCCGCCCTTGGGATCGACCTCCAGCAGTCGGTGGATGGTCCTGGCCTCGAACCCCGTGGCTTCCGTCATCCGCTTCGCCGCACGGCCGGTCGGGGCGCAGAGCAGCAGTTCGGTGCCCTTCACCGCGAGGATGCGCAGGATAGCATTGACGATAGTGGTCTTGCCGACCCCCGGACCGCCGGTGATGACGAGGACCTTTGAGAGCAGCGCCAGCCGGATCGCGGCGACCTGGCTCTGCGCGAGCGACAGCCCGGTCTGCTGCTCGATCCACGGAAGGGCCTTGTCGGGGTCGATCGACGGCCAAGGAAGTTCACCATGCGCCAGCCGCAGGATCCGCTCCTCGGTGACACGTTCGGCCCTGTGCAGCGCGGCCAGGAAAACGCACGGCGTCTCGCGGACGTGATCGCCGACGACCGTCCCCTCGGCCAGTTCGAGATGCAGCGCGCTCTCGACCAGGTCTGCCGGGACTTTCAGCAGTTCCACGGCGAGGGGCACCAGGTCCGCGGTCGGCAGGCCGCAATGCCCGTCGTCCATCGCCTCGGCCAGCGCATAGGAGATGCCGGCGCGGACGCGGATCATCGCGGTCGGCTCGATGCCGAGCCGCATGGCGATCGCATCGGCCGTCTTGAAGCCGATACCGCGGATGTCGCGGGCGAGCCGGTAGGGGTTCTCGCTCATCACCTGGACGGCGTCGGCGCCGTAGGTCCTGAAGATGCGCACGGCGCGCGCGGTGCCGACGCCGTGGCTGTGCAAGAAGACCATGATCTCCACTCGCCGGGCGAGATGGTCGCGGCATGGCCGATCACCGTCACGAGATCGCGATGCCCCCTCGCCTTTGCGCGCAGCACGCAGAAGCCATTCTCCTCATTTGGAAGGTGACTCGCTCGACCAGGCCGGCGAGGACCTCGCGGTCGGTGCCGCCGTCGCCCGTCAACGTCCGATCCGCGCCGGGTCGGCGACTTCGTCCGCCTCGCCGGTGTCGCCGTGCACCTCCTCGCGGATCACGCGCTCGGTGATCTCCGAGAGATAGGTGCGGAGCGCGGCATCGAGCTCCTCGAACTCGGGCCACAGCACCGTGTCGATGAAGCTCGCCGGAGCCCTTACCAGGATGCTTTGGCGGTGCATCCTGCGGTAGCGGTATGGCCGCAATCCATAGCGGCGACAAAGTGCCATGAACAGCTGGCGGGACCACGGGTCGGGCAGGCTGAACTTGACCTCGTCGACGGCTTCCTTCTGGCGGGACCGCTCGAGGCGTTCGCGAATCCGTCCCGCCGCGGCGCCCGCGGCCGACTTCTCGCCGGGGGTGGCAGCACCGGCGAACAACGCTTCGATTTTGCGGAGCTTCTCCCGCAGTTCCTGCTCAGCGGTCATTCCGTCATGCTCCATGTGCCGCCGACGGCTTGCAACCGGCACACCATCACGATCACCGACCCGATCTACGCCACCCCGCCTGCCGGGCCTCCTCCTCAGAGCAGAACCAGCGCTCGCCCTCGCCCTCGTCGATCCGTGTCCGGGCGTAGGAGTGCTCTGCCGGCGAATGGTAGATCCTGTCGCCGCGCCGATTAATGTTGCCCTTGATGTCGCAGCCGGTACGGCGGGCATCCCTCGGCGGCCGGGTTTCTACGACGCGTTGGCCACGCCGCCATTCCCACGGCATCACGAACGCGCCCGACCAGATGTTGCTGCTGGCTGCCTTCGCCGTCACCTCCAGGCCGGCATAGTCCCTGGAGTAGCTGGTGTAGGCCACGGCCCACCCTTCGGCGACCATCCAGGCGTTGATGTCGCCGCCTTCCTCGGTGCATACCGCGACCATGCGCCCGTAGCGATCGGTGTCGGTGCGCCGGCACGTCACAGACGAGCGTCCGATCCGGTCGGACAGGGCAAGCGATGCCTGCTGGCCGCAACGCCAAGTCTTTCCGGAGGGTCGCTCGCACAGCTGTGCGCTCTCCGGCGCGTCGATGCCGTGCAGGCGGACGCGCGTGCCATGGATCTCAAGTGTGTCGCCGTCGATGACGCTGGCGACGCCGGAGAGTCGCTCCTGCGCAACGACCTGTCCGGCTGAGACCATCAGCATCACGCCCAGCGCCATCGCATGCAGCATCATGCGGTGCACCCTGGCATCCGCCCGTCAGTCCAGCCGACCCGCTGCGGTGTCATCGAGATAGAACTCTTCCTCGTTGATCGTCTGACGGAGCTTGGACGCAATGCGCTCGCACTCGACCTCGCCTTTGCCGGTCACGTCGACCCGGTGCACCACCTCGCCACTACTGCGGTCGATTACCTGGATCTCCCGGTGGTCCGTCATGACTGCCTGCCCATCCCGCTTCTCCTAGACCACAGGTCCCGCAGCAGCAACCTGCCCCCGGTTCGTTGCTGCTGCTCGTGCCATGATCAGCGACGCTGCAAAACGCCCAGCCACGCACCTGTATAGGAACACATTAAGAACATTTGGTGCAAGGACGGCCGGCCTTCACGCCTTCCGACCGGCGGTCTGGAGGATGGCGATGGCGTTCGGAAGCTTTATCAGGGACCGATGGGAACAGGTCGGCCGGACGCTGACCGAGGTGCGACGAAGGTGGAGAGCTCGATCGCCTATCTGTCGCGGATCGAACGTGACCGGGGGAACCCCTCCTCCCGAACCTGCCGCCAGGTCTCAAGGCGTCCCCGCACTACCACGCGCCAAGCCAGCATAAATATTGTGTACAAAAGGAGGCCGCTCCAATGAACGGCGAAGAAATTACAGACCCCGACACGGCCCGCGGCATCATCCGGATCCGCCTGGGTCACTATCTCTACCAAAGGCTCGCCAGCATTGCGCACGAACGCGGCGAGCGCATTGTCGATATCGCCTTCGACATGCTCGAAGATGCAGTCATGGACGCCGAGCGTCGCCGGTAAGCTTCGGATCTAGCTGGCTATTTCAGGTGCTGGGCCACGTATTTGTTCATCTCGAACATCGTGACCTTATCCTTTCCGAACACGGCCCGCAGCTTGTCGTCGCTCATGATCTCGCGGCGGTTCTCGGGGTTCTGGAGATCGTGCTTCTTGATGTATTCCCAGAGCTTCTTGACGACCTGCGGACGCGGCAGGGGGTCGGGACCCACCACGGCCGCCAACTCCTTCGACGGCTGAAGCGGCTTCATCAGCGCCGGGTTCACCTTCTTGTCGGCCGAACCCGCCTCACCTGCCTTCGCGCCTGCCGGCTTCTTCGCCATGTTTCCTCCAGAATCCTAAGCTTTCCGTCTGCACCATAGTTATGCGCAGGGTCCAAGCGGGCAAGGACCCGGACATCCTGCCCTCTCTGCTATGCCGTCTCCACCCCGGCATACAGGCGACCAGGTTCGCCGCGGACGTGATCCCCGACATGGCGCGATTGACAGCGTGGGTATCAACCAGGTGGGGGATTGGGCGGTAACGCGTCCTCCAATACGACGCGTTCGCCGGGCACCCGAGCGTGGATGCAGACCATTTCCGGCCGATTTGCTTCCGGCATGGGGAAGTCAGCCCGCGCATTCCAAACGGAGCAGTGATGATCGCCTTCACCCGGCAACGGTTGTGGGTGGAGATGCCGGCACCCGTCGGGGCCATCCGCGGCGGCGCAGCCGTTCGTGATTAAGACGG from Constrictibacter sp. MBR-5 includes:
- a CDS encoding TauD/TfdA family dioxygenase, which codes for MVRFSRAPRWSGTGGLDVLHPRDAPFQESVVGHGPAFGDVMKAKGRDAHLVAEAVGPGRSADAALWMVDPVEPSGVAWFRYRQMVQSPPACFGGTAMAMLKVERLHPDFGARVTGVDLREPLSDAAREEILAAIDAYSFLCFPNQPFDDERQLALTRRIGEPEPSHVALGQEGRIEYFGTIGNVQPDGTALGNSHKKTVFLTGNNMWHSDASFKKTPAFVSIMCAYEVPAEDGLTQFVSTRAAYDRLPEGHKAELDPLIVIHDYVYSRSKVAPDAVSPSLAASLPPVRHPLVRSNPRSGARSLFIGSHARSIEGWSDADSRALLDDLVEGATEEEHIYSHSWQPSDLVIWDNRCLLHRGTGYDADRYRRYMRQTRVSGDGPTLSE
- the hxsB gene encoding His-Xaa-Ser system radical SAM maturase HxsB — encoded protein: MTDLAPFRFRNVGNSLLLTNELGDFGFFDENVLDRLFSDTLQKDERQRLRDLSITLDGEEWRLASLMRRARQRYGAPQERLSYLIIVPTLRCDLACSYCQVSRAAIDARGFDWTEQHLAQFERFLDRCSGTRLKVEFQGGEPTLRPDLIQRVIDICGAKFPNTEFAICTNLTRIPAEMEPILARPDVVISTSIDGPLSAMTANRTGEDSTSAAVFNNFQRILDTYGPKKISALPTVTEAMIAHPKELVDCYQALGFQSIFLRPVNYVGFARKRHGDLSLDYGRWDRFYREALDHIVALNRDGYFEEFYLSLLVRAVFGGLEHGYVDLRSPSRYATDYCVIDYDGTLYPTDEARMLSRTRSIDLSIGTLANGFDPEKLNLLNMHAVNQVHPDCTHCAYMPFCGIDVIDDISRYGRSDLPKQDTWFCRRQMSLFDLIFEKVAQRDMAYLQMFLKWIYRRADPPPTYELFYD
- the hxsC gene encoding His-Xaa-Ser system radical SAM maturase HxsC, with the translated sequence MIELTFKAQFDTPSPPFVAKVRVHSGAQSTNPSAQEALAAPAGDGTYRCRAIQGAFSLRVPPGDAIDGDVLLCVPTRKVAHRLFRRASRHNTLLLTERCDQLCLMCSQPPKHSDDDWRFPYFEQALSLCDTGTLVGISGGEPTLYLDSLIDMLSRASEKRPDLRFHVLSNAQHFSREKIARVRALHEATNTTWGIPLYSHRPATHDEIVGKPGAFERLLENIFLLGSVGAKIELRTVITALNMLDLPHLAGFVAKTIPFIGHWAIMGMEPIGYARAQWDRLFFDHSIFSQPLTNALEIAGLKGVPCHLYNVPRCTVPERYRNRCVDSISDWKKKYLPECADCGERNACSGFFEWYSEKSRWARIAPIASYGGKS
- a CDS encoding peptidoglycan-binding domain-containing protein; its protein translation is MPSLLAAGLMPFSTQADGATKADEAKNTLLDNLKGIVTGIDQSHTFTLAQHRSHASHSSHGSHRSSGFRIPTVEPSTTLASVSSRNDESTPPNSVLPSSPAITRKLKILPGNSGKFYELVQRSQLALLAKGYDVGIVDGEIHARTVAALYRYQADHGMVPSGKLTNETLASLSIVAQ
- a CDS encoding TIGR03982 family His-Xaa-Ser system protein, producing MKHILVIGNLLAIGLVIAFVAWTFGAPAVARSLWGADYKALMFKCDHVMREHYIAKRAVEHNPTAQTVRNLHATELGLLDCHAYDRLRKRMLVWGVTDEQLSLIGLEALEEKKYELRRFVEIHEIRY
- a CDS encoding His-Xaa-Ser system-associated MauG-like protein yields the protein MNSAGSLRSTKSAIRAAGFAAALLLASASLAAPFEDIVRKAARDNGFAPAKTTHVSTDPALVAAGRILFESKSLSLNGQIACQTCHLTEFGSADGIPNAVAVGGEGKGTARIMTEGGILPRNTLPFWGRGGQGFNVFFWDGKIDFSAVVPISQFGDTVPSDDPLVTAVHLPPVEIREMLAEDDLVRANKREDIGSAQTLYRAIAAQVAERESEALANIAAARGKEPGDVEFGDIALALASFIRAEFRLRPTRFHKFVFSDGDLTDQELRGAQLFYGKGKCANCHSGPYMSDFGFHAIAMPQLGFGKNGFGIDYGRFNVTHDPEDLYKFRTPPLLNAEKTAPYGHSGSMATLEEAIVAHFDPLHQFDPASLTSLDRHEFFKRLAASADSGLLMGYLDDAEVEALVGFLKTLSF
- a CDS encoding thermonuclease family protein, which translates into the protein MALGVMLMVSAGQVVAQERLSGVASVIDGDTLEIHGTRVRLHGIDAPESAQLCERPSGKTWRCGQQASLALSDRIGRSSVTCRRTDTDRYGRMVAVCTEEGGDINAWMVAEGWAVAYTSYSRDYAGLEVTAKAASSNIWSGAFVMPWEWRRGQRVVETRPPRDARRTGCDIKGNINRRGDRIYHSPAEHSYARTRIDEGEGERWFCSEEEARQAGWRRSGR
- a CDS encoding SWIB/MDM2 domain-containing protein — protein: MAKKPAGAKAGEAGSADKKVNPALMKPLQPSKELAAVVGPDPLPRPQVVKKLWEYIKKHDLQNPENRREIMSDDKLRAVFGKDKVTMFEMNKYVAQHLK